GGTCGGGTGCGGGTCCACCGCCCGTGGGTCACCGAGCCTGGCATGTGGCTGCAGTACGACTTCGGTGACGGGCCGGTCATCGACGGGACCAAGACGACGTTGTTCTGTGCGTGGCTGGCGTGGTCGCGGTTCCGGGTGGTGTTGGCGATCCGGGACAAGACCTCCCCGAGTGTGATGGCGGCCCTGGATGTGACGCTGCGCAGGCTGGGTGGGGCGCCGACGTACCTGTTGACCGACAACGAGAAGACGGTGACCACCGAGCATGTCGCCGGGATCGCGGTCCGTAACCCGGCGATGGTTGCGTTCGGGCGCCATTACTCGGTCACCTTTTTGACCTGTGAGCCCTGCGATCCGGCGACCAAGGGTGGGAGCGAGTCGACGGTCAAGGTCGCCAAGGCCGACCTGGTCCCCAAGGACACCAACCTCCTCGAGGCCTACGACACGTTCGCGCAGCTGGAAGCAGCGTGTGAGGCGTTCTGCGAGCAGGTCAACGCCCGGGTCCACCGGGTCACCCGCCGCGCCCCGGTCGACATGCTCGCCGAGGAGCAGGCCCGGTTGCATCCGGTGCCGGTTGTCCCGCACACGGTCGCGTTCGGGGTCACCCGCACCGTCGCTTCCAAGACCCCGATGGTCGCCTACGACGGCGGGCAGTACTCCGTCCCAGCCCACCTGCTCGGCCAGGTCGTGTGGGTCCGGGTCCATGGCGCCGGCGCCGGCGAGCAGGTCATCATCGTCCACGTCGGACCGGTCGGCCCGGTCGAAGTCGCCCGACACGAGCGGGCCACCCCGGGTAGCCCACGCCTGGACGACGCCCACTTCCCACCGCCACCGGCTGGGGCTTTGGGGCGAATCCCCAAGGCCCGCAACGAATCCGAAGCCGCGTTCCTGCTGCTCGGCGACGGCGCCCGGCTGTGGCTGACCGAGGCCGCCGCCGCAGGCACGACCAAGGTCCGCGCCAAGATGGCCGAGGCGGTGTCGCTGTCCAAGCTGTTCAACGCCGCCGAAGTCGACTGGGCTTTGGGGCACGCCGCGGTCCACGCCCGGTTCGCTCACGGGGACCTCGCCTCGATCCTGGACCACCACTCGGGCACCACCACGGGCGCGAGCATCCCGACCCGCGCCGGTGAGGACGGGTCCCTGACCCAGGGCACCAGCGGTTGGGCGGGGCTGGGCACGACTCCTGAACTGCCCTACGACGACGCGGCGGAGGTGGCATTGTGACCGCGACACCACGGGCCAAGACCGCGCCCGTCCCGACCCTGGGAGTCCCGGCCGCGCCACCGCTGCCCGACGACCTCGAAGCACTACTGCGCCGGCTGCGGCTACCCCATATCCGCCGGCTCGCACCCGAGGTCGTGGCCACCGCCAAAGCCCAACGCTGGGAACCCGTCGAGGTCCTCCGTGCCCTGTTCAAAGAAGAGTCCGCGGGGCGGGAACGCTCCGCCCTGGCGACCCGCCGAGCGACCGCCGGGTTCCCCACCGGCAAGACGTTCCAAGCCTGGTCACCGGCGGCGTCCTCGATCCCGGCCCCAACCCAGCAGGCCCTACGCACCC
The Actinomycetes bacterium genome window above contains:
- the istA gene encoding IS21 family transposase, with translation MKSAEEIMNMLDAFDLTESLRDAGELAGVSHHTVARYVAARESGVAGGGVVRPMLIDEFLPKVEEWVERSAGKVRADVAHDKLLALGFTGSERTTRRAVAAVKKNYRLGRVRVHRPWVTEPGMWLQYDFGDGPVIDGTKTTLFCAWLAWSRFRVVLAIRDKTSPSVMAALDVTLRRLGGAPTYLLTDNEKTVTTEHVAGIAVRNPAMVAFGRHYSVTFLTCEPCDPATKGGSESTVKVAKADLVPKDTNLLEAYDTFAQLEAACEAFCEQVNARVHRVTRRAPVDMLAEEQARLHPVPVVPHTVAFGVTRTVASKTPMVAYDGGQYSVPAHLLGQVVWVRVHGAGAGEQVIIVHVGPVGPVEVARHERATPGSPRLDDAHFPPPPAGALGRIPKARNESEAAFLLLGDGARLWLTEAAAAGTTKVRAKMAEAVSLSKLFNAAEVDWALGHAAVHARFAHGDLASILDHHSGTTTGASIPTRAGEDGSLTQGTSGWAGLGTTPELPYDDAAEVAL